A genomic window from Chlorobium phaeobacteroides DSM 266 includes:
- a CDS encoding alpha/beta hydrolase, producing MRFQWRFVSFLVLVFLFAGCTATSSLVQRQTIRVFYATDRALNGQSDHSELYGGERGAVTYGVCEVGISQGHGIAEPDMRLYGEPDRKNPDSDAELQAVNLICEMDFFSELDRSVKGSPSGDLLLFVHGYNLTFEKAALNTALLFCDLGFNGAPLFYSWPSRGSISKYAIDETNIEWSQPDLKRFLEAVARRSGAKDIYLMAHSLGNRAMTKALIELLQEQPQLKNRFKALILMAPDIDAEIFKRDIAPKLTDTGAFVTLYASCDDKALQLSTDVHGYMRAGDISQRSLLVPGIEIIDVTSVDTGFFGHSYYKGSRLVLRDLAFLINRGFHANDRLSLEPIDLPQGRFWRIKKDVKHALP from the coding sequence ATGCGATTTCAATGGCGTTTTGTCTCTTTTCTGGTTTTGGTTTTTCTTTTTGCCGGATGTACGGCTACCAGCTCTCTTGTTCAACGTCAAACCATCAGGGTGTTTTATGCGACCGATCGCGCCCTTAATGGGCAGTCCGATCATTCTGAGCTGTATGGCGGGGAACGGGGCGCGGTGACCTATGGGGTTTGCGAGGTGGGTATTTCGCAGGGGCACGGTATTGCTGAACCTGATATGAGATTGTACGGGGAGCCCGACCGGAAAAATCCTGATTCGGATGCTGAGTTGCAGGCTGTCAATCTTATATGCGAAATGGATTTTTTTTCTGAACTTGATCGCAGCGTCAAGGGGTCGCCGTCAGGTGATTTGCTGCTTTTTGTTCATGGTTACAACCTGACTTTTGAAAAAGCAGCTCTGAATACAGCACTGCTTTTCTGCGATCTTGGCTTCAATGGAGCTCCGTTGTTCTATAGTTGGCCGTCACGTGGATCGATCAGCAAGTATGCTATCGATGAAACTAATATCGAATGGTCTCAGCCTGACCTGAAAAGGTTTCTTGAAGCTGTTGCCAGAAGGTCTGGAGCGAAGGATATTTATTTGATGGCCCACAGTCTGGGAAATCGAGCTATGACTAAAGCGTTGATCGAACTGCTTCAGGAGCAGCCTCAACTGAAAAACCGGTTCAAGGCGCTGATTCTTATGGCTCCCGACATTGATGCGGAAATTTTTAAACGAGATATCGCCCCGAAACTTACCGATACAGGAGCCTTTGTAACGCTCTATGCTTCATGCGATGATAAGGCGCTGCAACTTTCAACAGACGTGCATGGGTATATGAGGGCAGGGGATATCTCGCAACGTTCGCTTCTTGTGCCGGGTATCGAAATTATCGATGTAACCAGTGTCGATACCGGTTTTTTTGGACATTCATACTACAAGGGTTCGCGACTGGTTCTCAGGGATCTCGCTTTTCTTATAAACAGGGGATTTCATGCCAATGATCGCTTGTCTCTTGAGCCGATAGATTTGCCCCAGGGTCGTTTTTGGAGGATAAAAAAAGATGTAAAGCATGCTTTGCCTTAA
- a CDS encoding heavy metal translocating P-type ATPase gives MTTRTYSVKGMHCASCAAIITKKLSKVEGISQVDVNLATEQAKIGFESNGLTLEALNEVVGKYGFSLAVDHPEEIVCGVQSASVSSAVRLKEEKQRELLEYKAKVEFALPVALLVFILMMWDIGARFFPFVPNLPIPMDLLNVISMALSTYMVFRTGAPFLHGIVMFARSGAASMDTLIGIGTLSAYMYSALVTLIPSVRTRLQLPDYTYFDVTIVVIGFVLLGKYLEARSRLKTGEAIEKLITLQAKSAFVQREGKEFEIPAEQVRKGDVVIVKPGEKIPVDGTIVLGSSSIDESMVTGEPVPVDKKSGDQVIGGTINKQGSFTFTASHVGTDTVLARIIRMVEEAQGSKAPIQDIADKVAGVFVPVVLVLAAVTFLVWLTVGSSLLGFSAAFSYGIMALVGILVIACPCALGLATPTAIIVGIGKGAEYGILIRNAESLERLSAVDTVVFDKTGTITTGRPVVTDIAAFDSRMSHSSLLQLAASLEYRSEHPLAQAIVEAAKKQSLSLSDTIGFEALEGLGVAGLIDNLPVRVHKPVETELSIPEVNALQKQGKTVVMIEQSGECVGLIALSDTVKEHAGEAVAALHRKGIKVIMLTGDNLLAATYMAGQVGIDEVIAEVLPQEKAGKIRELQAKGRTVVMAGDGINDAPALAQADVGIAMATGTDIAIESAGITLLKGDIKKVAEAITLSRATMSVIRQNLFWAFIYNIIGIPLAAGALYPFWGIFLNPVFSGIAMAGSSVSVVSNSLRLKTIKLDKKR, from the coding sequence ATGACGACCAGAACCTATTCGGTTAAGGGAATGCATTGCGCCAGTTGTGCTGCGATCATTACGAAAAAACTCTCTAAAGTTGAAGGGATCAGCCAGGTTGATGTCAACCTTGCTACTGAACAGGCAAAAATTGGGTTTGAGTCTAACGGATTAACGCTTGAGGCCTTGAATGAGGTTGTCGGCAAGTATGGTTTTTCTCTCGCAGTTGATCATCCTGAAGAGATTGTTTGCGGGGTGCAGAGCGCTTCCGTTTCCAGTGCTGTGCGATTGAAGGAGGAAAAGCAGCGTGAGCTTCTTGAGTACAAGGCAAAGGTTGAGTTTGCATTGCCTGTCGCTCTCCTTGTTTTTATCCTTATGATGTGGGATATCGGCGCGAGGTTTTTTCCCTTTGTTCCGAACCTTCCGATTCCCATGGATCTGCTGAATGTGATCTCCATGGCTCTTTCCACCTATATGGTTTTCCGGACAGGCGCACCATTTCTGCACGGGATCGTCATGTTCGCCAGAAGCGGAGCAGCGAGCATGGATACGCTTATCGGGATAGGGACGCTTTCGGCTTATATGTACAGCGCTCTTGTCACGCTCATTCCTTCCGTCAGGACTCGGTTGCAGTTGCCCGATTATACCTATTTTGATGTAACGATTGTCGTGATCGGCTTTGTGCTTCTTGGTAAATATCTTGAAGCCCGGTCAAGGTTGAAAACAGGCGAGGCTATCGAAAAACTGATCACGCTTCAGGCAAAATCGGCGTTTGTTCAGCGAGAGGGTAAAGAGTTCGAGATACCTGCAGAGCAGGTAAGAAAAGGCGATGTCGTGATCGTCAAACCGGGCGAGAAAATTCCGGTAGACGGAACAATCGTTCTGGGCTCCTCTTCTATTGATGAGTCGATGGTAACCGGAGAACCGGTTCCTGTGGATAAAAAGAGTGGCGATCAGGTGATCGGCGGTACGATCAACAAGCAGGGCTCGTTTACGTTTACGGCTTCGCATGTCGGTACCGACACGGTTCTGGCTCGCATTATCAGGATGGTCGAAGAGGCCCAGGGGTCGAAAGCGCCGATACAGGATATTGCTGACAAGGTTGCCGGCGTTTTTGTTCCGGTTGTTCTTGTTTTGGCAGCGGTAACGTTTCTTGTCTGGCTGACCGTTGGTTCATCGTTGCTCGGGTTTTCAGCTGCGTTCTCTTACGGGATCATGGCTCTTGTGGGAATTCTGGTGATCGCCTGTCCCTGTGCGCTTGGTCTTGCAACTCCGACGGCAATTATTGTTGGTATTGGCAAGGGGGCTGAATATGGTATTCTCATCAGGAACGCTGAAAGCCTGGAGCGGCTGAGTGCAGTTGATACCGTGGTTTTTGATAAAACCGGTACGATTACCACAGGTCGTCCGGTGGTTACCGATATTGCAGCTTTTGACAGCAGGATGAGCCACTCCTCTCTCCTGCAGCTTGCTGCAAGTCTGGAATATCGATCGGAACACCCTCTGGCGCAGGCAATAGTTGAGGCTGCAAAAAAACAGAGTCTCTCCTTGAGCGATACGATCGGATTTGAGGCGCTTGAAGGGCTGGGCGTTGCCGGGTTGATTGATAATCTTCCTGTAAGGGTTCATAAGCCGGTTGAAACGGAGTTATCCATACCGGAAGTCAATGCTTTGCAGAAGCAGGGTAAAACCGTGGTCATGATTGAGCAAAGCGGGGAGTGCGTGGGACTGATTGCCTTGAGCGATACGGTCAAGGAGCATGCGGGAGAGGCTGTTGCTGCGCTTCATCGAAAAGGGATCAAGGTTATCATGCTGACGGGCGACAATCTTCTGGCGGCAACCTACATGGCAGGACAGGTTGGTATTGATGAGGTGATTGCCGAAGTGCTGCCGCAGGAAAAGGCGGGCAAAATCAGGGAGCTGCAGGCAAAGGGCAGAACGGTGGTGATGGCGGGGGACGGCATCAACGATGCTCCTGCTCTGGCACAGGCTGACGTAGGCATCGCTATGGCAACAGGAACCGATATTGCTATTGAATCTGCCGGTATCACGCTGCTCAAGGGTGATATCAAGAAGGTTGCTGAGGCAATCACTCTTTCACGGGCAACCATGAGCGTGATCCGCCAGAACCTTTTCTGGGCGTTTATCTACAATATTATCGGTATACCTCTGGCCGCAGGCGCGCTCTATCCGTTCTGGGGTATTTTTCTCAATCCGGTATTTTCGGGTATCGCTATGGCTGGAAGCAGCGTTTCGGTTGTGAGCAATTCACTGCGCCTTAAAACCATTAAACTCGATAAGAAGCGATAA
- a CDS encoding DUF305 domain-containing protein has translation MRKISTALAVALMIVSGVIGIGIGYWLTPQYSLSMYEKGTMDLGEPDRWIDLRYMDAMISHHREAVLLAEEAAISERPEIRALTGEILKNEPLAIGELYRWKKEWYGDVRMVRDPRVPRLGSYDRTFDLRFLNAMIAHHEAGIRMTGEIRLKSSRSAILDNADDVEQFFHEGLGMFRAWRTSWYSVRERKPEL, from the coding sequence ATGCGAAAAATATCGACAGCTCTGGCTGTTGCGCTTATGATTGTTTCCGGAGTTATCGGAATTGGTATCGGTTACTGGTTGACTCCGCAGTATTCTCTTTCCATGTATGAGAAGGGTACCATGGATCTTGGCGAGCCTGACAGGTGGATCGATCTGAGGTATATGGACGCAATGATTTCTCATCATCGGGAAGCAGTGCTTCTTGCCGAAGAGGCCGCCATAAGCGAAAGACCGGAAATCAGAGCGTTGACTGGAGAGATTCTGAAAAATGAGCCGTTGGCGATAGGGGAATTATATCGCTGGAAAAAAGAGTGGTATGGTGACGTCAGGATGGTTCGCGATCCACGCGTGCCTCGTTTGGGCAGTTACGACAGGACGTTTGATCTTCGTTTTCTCAATGCCATGATTGCTCATCATGAAGCCGGCATCAGGATGACAGGAGAGATTCGTCTGAAGTCGAGCCGTTCTGCTATTCTCGATAATGCCGACGATGTTGAGCAGTTTTTTCATGAGGGACTCGGTATGTTCAGGGCATGGAGAACGTCATGGTACTCTGTCAGGGAGAGGAAACCGGAGCTATGA
- a CDS encoding DNA methyltransferase, with product MSKYFTTEEAALYLGVSSARIRQFILEERLQTDKSGRDHLIAESVLSDFAKFGRKKVGRPFLDSGNTDFVGVESERASASHLLINRDQLDEDGIQVINGDTRDIIKSLPDNTFRCVVTSPPYWGVRDYGVENQIGAEPDLQDYIKALVEIFSEVRRVLQPDGTFWLNIGNTYTSGGRKWRQEDSKNKGRAMSYRPPTPDGLKKKDLIGVAWMVAMACQLDGWYLRNDIIWHKPNCQPESVKDRLTVAHEYLFMFSKSEQYYFNQEAIKESYTNGNGFKNKRTVWSINTESCAEAHFAVFPKNLVRPCILAGSEERDLILDPFYGAGTVGIVSQELNRKCVGIEINPDYVYISSRRNARVQGALILPES from the coding sequence ATGAGCAAGTATTTTACCACAGAAGAGGCCGCTTTGTATCTGGGCGTCTCCTCAGCAAGAATCCGGCAGTTTATTCTGGAAGAGCGCCTGCAGACTGATAAATCCGGCAGAGATCATCTCATTGCGGAATCTGTTCTTTCTGATTTTGCAAAGTTTGGCAGAAAAAAGGTAGGTCGTCCCTTCCTTGATTCGGGCAACACAGATTTTGTTGGTGTAGAGTCAGAAAGAGCATCAGCGTCACACCTTCTCATCAATAGAGATCAGCTTGATGAGGATGGTATTCAGGTGATCAATGGCGATACAAGGGATATCATTAAAAGCCTTCCAGATAACACGTTCAGATGCGTTGTTACCTCTCCGCCCTATTGGGGTGTAAGGGATTATGGCGTTGAAAATCAGATTGGAGCTGAGCCTGACCTTCAGGATTATATCAAGGCTCTTGTTGAAATTTTCTCTGAAGTGCGGCGTGTCCTGCAACCAGACGGGACTTTCTGGCTGAATATCGGTAATACGTATACTTCAGGCGGAAGAAAATGGCGGCAGGAGGATTCAAAAAATAAAGGCAGAGCTATGTCGTATCGCCCGCCTACACCTGATGGGTTGAAGAAAAAAGACCTGATCGGCGTAGCATGGATGGTGGCAATGGCTTGCCAGCTTGACGGGTGGTATTTGAGAAATGACATCATCTGGCACAAACCGAATTGCCAGCCTGAAAGTGTGAAAGACCGCTTAACGGTAGCTCATGAATATCTTTTTATGTTCTCAAAATCAGAACAATACTACTTTAATCAGGAGGCGATCAAGGAGTCGTATACAAACGGAAACGGCTTCAAAAACAAGCGGACAGTATGGTCTATAAATACTGAATCTTGTGCTGAAGCTCATTTTGCGGTTTTCCCGAAAAATCTGGTAAGGCCATGCATATTAGCCGGATCAGAGGAGCGCGATTTGATTCTTGATCCTTTCTATGGAGCCGGGACGGTTGGAATTGTTTCGCAGGAACTCAACAGAAAATGTGTCGGTATTGAAATTAATCCGGATTATGTTTACATATCAAGCCGACGCAACGCCCGTGTACAAGGCGCACTTATACTGCCGGAATCGTAA
- a CDS encoding tetratricopeptide repeat protein, translating to MLQAEEQLDKGDYKSAITFFTKAIELDPQSIEAYNSRGSAKAKSGDYPDAIEDFSIAIELDPNAAEAYYNRAAAKASIEDHKGAREDRKMAMKLDPKLSLVYDNRGLIKYLRDNYQGAIDNFTTALELDPKSAIAYKHRGYAKHEMKDYQGAIEDYTSALTFDAKLADVYWNRALAKSQVEDNEGAIKDYKKAAKLGNISAQNWLKENLGEEE from the coding sequence ATGCTGCAAGCTGAAGAACAGCTTGACAAAGGTGATTATAAAAGCGCTATAACATTCTTTACAAAGGCAATAGAGCTTGATCCCCAATCTATCGAAGCATACAACAGCCGAGGATCTGCAAAAGCCAAATCAGGCGATTATCCTGATGCCATTGAGGACTTCAGCATCGCAATTGAACTTGATCCGAATGCTGCAGAAGCATACTACAACCGAGCTGCCGCAAAAGCATCCATCGAAGATCACAAGGGAGCCAGAGAGGACAGAAAAATGGCCATGAAACTCGACCCGAAATTATCTTTGGTTTATGACAACAGAGGTCTTATAAAATATCTCAGGGATAATTACCAGGGAGCGATTGATAACTTTACCACGGCTCTTGAGCTTGACCCGAAATCAGCCATCGCATACAAACACCGTGGATATGCAAAACATGAGATGAAAGATTACCAGGGAGCAATAGAGGATTACACCTCTGCCCTTACTTTTGATGCCAAACTTGCCGATGTCTATTGGAATCGCGCTCTGGCAAAGAGCCAGGTTGAGGATAATGAGGGAGCAATAAAGGATTATAAAAAAGCGGCTAAACTTGGAAATATCAGCGCTCAAAACTGGCTGAAAGAAAATCTCGGTGAGGAGGAATAG
- a CDS encoding DUF2059 domain-containing protein: MKKIIMMLLFTVIASGSLWANPSTHAKAAEDLLLTVGTKATLEKAIEQQLKIQVQSTPDLIPYEQVMMRFLEKHLGWQSLKGELIRLYMQTFTEAELHSIMEFYKSPVGQKMVIKQPELIVQGTEIGIKRVQDNLPELDALIKAESVRLKKK; the protein is encoded by the coding sequence ATGAAAAAAATTATTATGATGTTACTCTTTACAGTTATTGCATCTGGTTCGTTGTGGGCAAATCCTTCAACACATGCAAAAGCTGCCGAGGATCTTCTTTTGACTGTCGGTACAAAAGCAACCCTTGAAAAAGCCATTGAGCAACAGTTAAAAATACAGGTGCAAAGTACACCGGATCTTATACCATATGAACAAGTGATGATGCGATTTCTTGAAAAACATTTGGGATGGCAAAGCTTGAAGGGTGAATTGATCCGGCTATATATGCAGACCTTTACAGAAGCAGAACTCCATAGTATTATGGAGTTTTACAAGAGCCCTGTTGGTCAAAAGATGGTAATAAAACAGCCTGAGCTTATTGTTCAAGGAACAGAAATCGGAATAAAAAGAGTGCAGGATAATTTACCGGAACTGGATGCTTTAATTAAAGCGGAATCTGTTCGTTTGAAGAAAAAGTGA
- a CDS encoding alpha/beta fold hydrolase produces MTDAKKLLACGSTTNNGCQPSPDKRFIDVNGFNVHCRFAGNGDRLIVLLHCSFLSLRSWRFVFDVLKETTSVLAFDRPAFGHTSRPIPSKSTGVSYTPEAQSDLIIALIKKLGFSKAVLIGNSTGGTLALLTAIRYPQHIDGIVLAGAMIYSGYATSDVPAFMKPLMRSMTPIFSRLMNVLITRLFDRSIRGFWHKKERIGNEDLALFRRDLMVGDWSRAFWELFLETHHLRLDERLKTLSLPALVITGEHDLTVKTEESVRLSRELPCAELVIIPDCGHLPQEEQPEAFLHAVNTFLKHI; encoded by the coding sequence ATGACTGACGCCAAAAAACTGCTTGCCTGCGGATCAACAACCAATAACGGATGCCAGCCATCCCCCGACAAACGATTTATCGACGTCAACGGGTTCAATGTCCATTGCCGATTTGCCGGTAATGGAGATCGGCTTATTGTGCTGCTGCACTGCAGTTTTTTAAGTCTCAGGTCGTGGAGGTTTGTCTTTGACGTACTGAAAGAAACCACATCGGTACTGGCGTTCGACCGACCGGCATTCGGCCATACCTCTCGGCCCATACCCTCAAAAAGCACCGGGGTCAGTTACACTCCCGAAGCGCAGAGTGACCTCATTATAGCTTTGATAAAAAAACTCGGTTTCAGCAAAGCTGTGCTTATCGGCAACTCAACGGGGGGCACCCTGGCACTTCTGACGGCAATTCGTTATCCGCAGCATATTGACGGAATAGTCCTTGCCGGAGCAATGATATACAGCGGCTACGCAACCAGCGATGTGCCAGCGTTCATGAAGCCTCTTATGAGATCCATGACCCCAATCTTTTCCCGATTAATGAATGTGCTCATCACCAGACTTTTCGACCGTAGCATTCGAGGCTTCTGGCACAAAAAAGAGAGGATCGGCAATGAAGATCTGGCTTTGTTCAGGCGCGACCTGATGGTAGGCGACTGGTCGAGAGCCTTCTGGGAGCTTTTTCTCGAAACGCATCACCTCCGACTGGACGAACGCCTGAAAACCTTATCTCTGCCAGCCCTCGTCATTACCGGAGAACACGATCTTACCGTCAAAACAGAGGAGAGCGTCAGACTGTCACGCGAACTTCCCTGTGCTGAACTGGTGATTATTCCTGATTGCGGACATCTGCCGCAAGAAGAACAGCCCGAGGCCTTTCTTCACGCGGTAAATACATTTCTTAAACATATCTGA
- a CDS encoding alpha/beta hydrolase — MQSFFMQTMVSGRYLLRPSAHSAQAPLLAGFHGYGQTAEDELLLLSAIPGAEYWHCCSIEALHPFYPSRGVSGASWMTSLQRDQRIEENVRYVDAVVDALNVELSVSDKLVFHGFSQGAGMACRAAILGSHPGSGLMLLGGDIPPELALLERMGRAHIARGSRDRFYTAERYDRDVARMSDAGVQVTATLFTGDHGANEEYFDAAGRFLRGWRSIVGSDLC; from the coding sequence ATGCAGAGTTTTTTTATGCAGACAATGGTGAGCGGGCGCTATCTGCTTCGTCCATCCGCTCATTCCGCTCAAGCCCCGCTTTTGGCGGGGTTTCACGGTTACGGCCAGACTGCCGAAGATGAGCTTTTGCTGCTCTCTGCGATTCCTGGCGCCGAATATTGGCACTGCTGCTCTATTGAAGCCCTTCATCCTTTCTACCCATCCAGAGGCGTATCCGGCGCAAGCTGGATGACCAGTCTGCAGAGGGATCAGCGCATAGAAGAAAATGTGCGCTATGTCGATGCGGTCGTTGATGCGCTCAATGTGGAGTTGTCCGTGAGCGATAAGCTTGTTTTTCATGGTTTTTCTCAGGGAGCAGGCATGGCTTGCCGGGCTGCGATTCTTGGCAGCCATCCGGGCAGCGGGCTCATGCTTCTTGGTGGAGATATACCTCCCGAGCTTGCTCTGCTTGAGCGTATGGGCAGGGCTCATATTGCGCGGGGGAGCCGTGACCGGTTCTATACAGCAGAGCGTTACGACAGGGATGTCGCGCGTATGTCCGATGCCGGTGTTCAGGTTACCGCTACGCTGTTCACCGGCGATCATGGCGCGAATGAAGAGTACTTTGATGCCGCGGGCCGTTTTTTGCGTGGTTGGCGATCGATAGTCGGCTCGGACCTCTGTTGA